Sequence from the Phosphitispora fastidiosa genome:
CTATTACACCAGGAATGGAAGTTTCACGGTTGACAGTCAGGGTTATCTGGTAACATCCCAGGGAGATATGGTACTTGGACAGGCAGGCCCCATCATACTGGGTGATGCCGGTGAGGTGGCTGTGGACGGCTCGGGGAATATTTCGGTTAATGGTGAAAATATCGGGGCACTAAGACTGGTGACAGCTGCAAACCCGCAGGAGATGACAAAGGTCGGGGATTCGCTGTTTACCGGTGGACAGGCTGTTGATGGGATTAATGGACAGGTTAAACAGAAGTTTATCGAGTCATCCAATGTCAACGTAATTACAGAAATGGTCAATATGATTGCAACAATGCGTGCATATGAGGCTAACCAGAAAATAATTTCCGGACATGACAATAGCTTGAGCCAGGCAATGGATGTAGGCAGGTTAAGGTAATCGAAAGGGCCGGACCGCATAGCGGAGGCCTCTCAGCCGCCGAACGATTGAGGCGGTGTACTGTCAGTTAAGTTAACCTCGTCAGGACTTAAACCTGAAAGAGGTTTGCCAAAGGAGGGAGAGCCTTGTTACAGGCACTGTGGTCAGCAAGCTCAGGCATGCTTGCTCAGCAGATATCAATGGACAATGTTGCCAACAATGTTGCCAATGTGAATACAACCGGTTACAAGAAAAACCGTACCGAATTCCAGGACCTTCTGTACTCTCAGGTTAGGGAACCGGGAATAGAATTGCGCAACGGTCAGGTTATCGGAAACGGGCTGCAGGTGGGTAGTGGTGTCAGGCCTGCCGCGACCCTGATGATGTTTGATCAGGGTGTGCTGCAGCAAACGGACAGTCCCACCGATTTTTCCATTTCCGGAAACGGTTTTTTTGAAGTAATCATGCCAGATGGGTCCCGGGCTTATACCCGGGATGGAGAATTCAAGATTGACGGGGACGGATACCTGGTTACCTCTCAGGGGTATATAGTCAACATGGAAGCTGAAGACGGCGGACTGATGACCTTTACAGAGGGAACCGGTCAAGTCAATATTGGGTCAAATGGGGCTATCTATCAGGACAGGGAGCTTTTTCAGCTGGAGGCTTATACCTTTACCGGAGACGGGGCGCTGGAAAAACTGGAGTCAGGATTGATGCGGCCTACTGATGAATCAGGTGAGGCAATGCTTCTATCTGAAATAGAATTTGAAGATGAGGAAGAACTCATTGATGAGGAAGGCAACCCGATAGCCTCTGCAGAGAAAGAAGTTTATCAGACCTATTATCAGGTAATTCTTCCAGACGGGGAAACGGCTTATACTGCCCAGAACAGTTTCAAAATAGATGAAGAGGGCAGGCTGGTAACCATAGACGGGGGGTATCCCCTGGAGCCTGAGGTTTTTATTGATTTGGAAGCCGGGGAACTTCCGCTGCAGGCAGGGAATGTTGTTTCTGCCGATAGTGAGGGAATGGTCAGAATCCCCACTGAGATGGGGAGGTTGAGCATTGTGCAGTTTGCCAACCCGGCAGGACTTGAAAAGACAGGTTCCAATCTATATATTCAGACTGATAATTCAGGCGCTGCCCAGCAGGCAGCTGATTTCAAACTGAGTCAGGGCTCTTTGGAGTTGTCAAATGTGCAGGTTGCCGAAGAAATGGTTAATATGATGATGGCCCAGAGGGC
This genomic interval carries:
- the flgF gene encoding flagellar basal-body rod protein FlgF; translated protein: MIRGLYTSASGMLTELTRNDVTSNNLANVNTTGYKKDMAVNSDFAQMLLRRVDDQKQTDISQRPVIGALGTGAIVDEIVTIHEQGQLRESSNPLDLAISGEGYFVVQNDNGTYYTRNGSFTVDSQGYLVTSQGDMVLGQAGPIILGDAGEVAVDGSGNISVNGENIGALRLVTAANPQEMTKVGDSLFTGGQAVDGINGQVKQKFIESSNVNVITEMVNMIATMRAYEANQKIISGHDNSLSQAMDVGRLR
- a CDS encoding flagellar hook-basal body protein; the encoded protein is MLQALWSASSGMLAQQISMDNVANNVANVNTTGYKKNRTEFQDLLYSQVREPGIELRNGQVIGNGLQVGSGVRPAATLMMFDQGVLQQTDSPTDFSISGNGFFEVIMPDGSRAYTRDGEFKIDGDGYLVTSQGYIVNMEAEDGGLMTFTEGTGQVNIGSNGAIYQDRELFQLEAYTFTGDGALEKLESGLMRPTDESGEAMLLSEIEFEDEEELIDEEGNPIASAEKEVYQTYYQVILPDGETAYTAQNSFKIDEEGRLVTIDGGYPLEPEVFIDLEAGELPLQAGNVVSADSEGMVRIPTEMGRLSIVQFANPAGLEKTGSNLYIQTDNSGAAQQAADFKLSQGSLELSNVQVAEEMVNMMMAQRAYEMSSRSIKTADEMLGMANTLFRR